The Proteus sp. ZN5 genome includes the window TAAACCTCTATTTTAAAAACTATTGGATGAGTTTTAATCTATTGATATTGTGTTAAATAACATTATTTTCAATAAAAATAAGAAAAATAGATTTAAATAAAAAAGATATTAATAATATTTTCTTATTATTGCTTGATTGAAATTTAAATTTAACGAGTAAGATACGATATATCCTAAAATGAGGCTGTTCGCACTAATAGATGTGATATTAGTTATTTTATACATTATGTTGAATATAAATTTTATTATAAATTCCTATAAGGAGTTCGCGTGAAGATAAGTTTATTTCTGATCTCTTGTAGCTTACTTACAGTTAGCTTTTTTTCTTCGGCACAAGGCAAATACGATCCTTTAGCAAAATGTTATGAAGTGACAGCAAACGAGCCAAGAACATCGGTGCAAGCTTGTTTACTGGATGAACTAAAACTGGCAGAACAGCAAATGAATGTCATTTATGACAAAAGTAAGAGTGATCTCGAAGATACTGACTCTGTTGCCGCGAAAAGTGCCATTGATGCATTAGCTAGTTCTCAACAGCATTTTATTCAATTTAGAAGCGCTGAATGTCAACGACAATCCGCATTATTAATGGGCGGATCGGGTGCTGGAGATGTTTTACTCGCATGTGAAATAAAATTAAATCAATGGAGAGCAAAAGTTTTATTGAATAATTAATTTACGAATAATAGAGAAAAACCCAAAAGCGATTAACTTATCTTTTGGGTTTGATTTAGGAGTCAATGATTGACTCTGACTGTTAATTATTTTGTTATCGTTTTAACGTTATTTTATCTTGAATTAGCAATCTTCAATAATAAGATAAGCCGCATGAACAGGGCCATGAACCCCCCATACTTTAATCAATTCAATATCAGCGGTAGAGCTTGCACCACCAATTAAATTGATACAAGACGGCATTCTAACGCCTTCTTGTGCCATCTTATGTAAACGCTCAGCAATTTGCGCCACACGAGGCAAAATGTCACTTTTACGTAGAATAACAATTGAGGTTTCAGGTAATAAACTAACGGCACGCCCTTTTTCTGGGGACGAAAATAAAACAATCCCACCAGACTCCGTTAAGCCCGCTTCAGCATAAACAATCCCGATTTGCGAGCGTTCAGCATAAACAATGTTTTCACGTCCAAGGGCTGGATCCCAAATATAGGTTTCGTATTTTTCGCTAACCGCTTTTGTGACTCCTAGTGCATCTAAACGCTCATCACCACTTATTACCACCGAGCCTTTACAATCATAACTTTCACAGAGTTCAATTAAGCTATTAATAACTTCATCAGGTTTGCTAACAACACATTTCACCATTTGAGTCTGTGCAAAGTCAGTAAACTCTTTGCATAGTTCATCTTGAGTTAAATCTGTTAAGCGTGTTTTTGCTAAATCATTAATCGGCGTAGGTTGTGGCTGCGGCTTATGTGCAATAGGACGCCCTAATTTTTCAGCAATAGTTTGCAGAAATTCATTACGGTTTTGTTCGTTTAACATATTATTTTTTTCCTTCTGCTTTATGGCGTTTAAACCAACTACGGAAGCTATAACCATCTGGTTTAGGGAGATCACGCGACTCCATCCAATCGTTAAGAACACTAATTTTGATTGGTGTAGAACCATTTTTGATCATTAATCCCGCCATTTTCGCACCGACATTCATACCCACTTTCCAAAGGGCAGGGTGTGAATTGAGGTAGTTAAACATGCCGGTGACTCGACGCTCTGCTTTCGGTGTTAAACCGGTTTCAGCCATCACTCGGCGATGTTTTAAAATCAACTGAGCCAAAGGAATTTTGACTGGGCAAACCACATTACAAGCATTACATAATGAGCATGCATAAGGGAGATCGTGGAAGTCTTTATAACCCCCTAATAGTGGTGAAATTACCGCACCAATTGGACCTGGATAAATTGAGCCATAAGCATGACCACCAATATTACGATATGCAGGACACGTATTAAGGCAAGCACCACAACGAATACAACGTAAAATATCTTTAAATTGTGACCCTAAAATTTCAGAACGACCATTATCCACAATCACTAAATGGAACTCTTCAGGACCATCAACATTGCCTGCTTCACGAGGACCTGTCACCCAAGTGTTATAACTGGTTAAACGTGAGCCAACGGCGCTACGACATAACATGGTTATCAGTGGATCGACTTCTTCAAAAGTAGGAGCCACACGTTCCATACCCATAACGGCAATATGGGTTTTAGGTAATGTCGTGGTCATCCTTGCATTACCTTCATTGGTGACTAAACAGACAGTACCTGTTTCAGCCACAGCAAAGTTACAGCCTGTGACACCAATATCAGCAGAAAGGAAATCTTGTCTTATACGTTGTCTAATGAAAAGTGTCATATCTTCAGGCGTTTCACTGCCTTCATAATTGAGTTTTTCATTTAACACTTTGCGAATTTGATAACGGTCTTTGTGGATCGCCGGAACCACAATATGAGACGGTGGATCGTTATCTAATTGAAGAATATATTCGCCGAGGTCGGTTTCGATGATCTCAATGCCTTCATTTTGTAAGGCTTTATTCATCCCAATTTCTTCGGTGACCATGGATTTAGACTTTACAATCTTCTTCGCGTTTTTCTTCTTGGCAACTTCACAAATATAACGAGAGGCATCTTCTGCTGTTTTCGCAAAATAAACATGGCCTCCATTTTCAGTTACTTTTTCAGATAATTGATAGAGATAGGCATCTAAGTTTTCAAGAACATGGTTACGGATTTGTTCAGCGCGATCACGCCATTCTTCCCAATTACCCAGCTCCTTCACCATGATTTGACGGTTAGCCCCAATACGTTCTTGCGCCATAACAACCGCATTACGCATGATTGTGTCTTTCATTTCATGCTCTAGACGAGGTCTGAAATCTATATCACTGGTTTTGATAGACATAAGCAGGCTCCCTTATTGGCTCATTAAAACTTGTGCAATATGCAACACTTTTACAGGACGTTTTTCACGACTTAAACGACCTTGAATGTTGATTAAGCAGCTTGTATCGGCACCAATGACATAATCAGGACTGACATCCATAATATGTTTTACTTTTTCAGTCACCATTTCGCCCGAAATTTCAGACATCTTCACGGAGAAGGTACCTCCAAAGCCACAGCAGGTTTCTGAATTTGCAAAAGGCAACATTTCAAGACCTTCAACATGTTTTAACAGCGTTAAAGGCTCACTTACGACACCTAACTTTCTGGTTAAACTGCATGATGGGTGATAAACCGCCTTACCAGAAAGGCGAGCGCCTACATCAACAACACCAAGGGTGTTAACAATAAAGCTGGTTAAATCAATAAGGCGATTGGCGACACCTTGTGCTCGTAATGCCCATTGAGGTTCATCCGCAAGATAAGTTGGATAACCTTTAATGGCATAAGTACAAGAGCCTGCGGGTGAAATAATGGGATAGTCGTTCACTTCCAATGTTTCAATTAACGATTTCATGGCAGGTTTTGCGTTATTTACATAACCGCTATTAAGCGCTGGCTGACCACAGCAACCTTGGCGTTCTTGAAATAAGACTTCACAGCCTAATTTTTCAAGTAACAAGACGGTGTCTCGAGCTGAATCTGCTTTCAGCACATCACCAAGACAGGTCGCATAAAAATTAACTTTCATTAATCGAACTCCAAAACATCGCTCAGATGTTGTCATTTTTACTAAAGATAAAATTCTTTTTTATTGCTTCGTTATAAGAGGAAAAGGGAATGGAATCGGCTCATTCCCTTTTCCTTATTAATTAGTTCATTAGGTGATAAATAATGCCAATTTTTGCGCCAAGAATAATTATATAAGCAATACAATATTTTAAGGTTTCACGCATAATGGCACTGCTTTGCCCATCCATTTTTGTCGCTGAAACAGCAATAGCGATACTTTGAGGTGAAATCATTTTACCGCCCGTTGCACCAGAGGTATTGGCAGCGGCGAGAATGAATGGATCAATATTAAGTTTAGCTGCTGCACTGGTTTGTAACTTACCAAACAGCACGTTAGAGTTGGTGTCACTACCTGTTACAAAGGTTCCTAATGCACCGATCACAGGGGCAATAAAGATAAAGCCGGCACCCGTGAAATCGACTAAGGTTTCAGCAATACTGCCAATCATGCCACTGAAATCCATAACCGTTGCCATCGCTACGATCGCCGTGATGGCAATAATGGAATTTTTCAGTTGGATTGTGGTTTTAACCAAAACAGAGATAAGTGTTGAAACACTTGCACCTTGAATGGTGCCTCCCACAAAGCTTGCGAGAATAATCAATACACCCGGCGTACTTAACCAAGCAATGGTTTGATATTCAGTTTGTGTATCACTTAATACAAATGGGATCTTTGTGGAAATAGCACCCGCCATGCTTTGGATAGCAGGGAATAAAGGTGAGCACGCTAAGATAAAGATAAAGGTAAACAGATAAATAGAACTTGCTACTAACAACTCTTTCCCAGTGTGCTTTTTGACATTTTTTTGTTTGTCACTACTGTTTTTCATGCGTTTAGCAAGGAAAATAACCACAATTAAGCTGACTAAGCTACCTGCAAACGCCGGTAATTCAGCACCTAAATTAGCAGCAACGATATATTGAGGTATTAGTGTACTAATACCACACATTAAGGTAATAAATCCGACACCTTTAATCGCTTTAATTCCGCCACCCGCAATAGCAACAATAACGAAAGGTAACAAGATATTGAATAATCCCAACTGAACAATAATGGTTTTACTCAGTACTAATACATCAAGCCCTGTATTTTGCGCCAAAATAGAGACTGGAATACCCACTGCACCAAACGCAGTAGGAACTGTATTGGCAACTAAAGAGGCAACGGCGGCTTTAAAAGGATCAAATCCGAGTGCAATTAAAATACCGATAGGGATGGCAACTGCAGTACCGTAGCCCGCAACCGCTTCAAGAAAGCCACCAAAACACCATGAAATAAGCAGAACTTGTACTCGCTTATCATCACTTATGCCAGCCAGTACATCTTTAAGGACATCCATGCCACCTGTTTTAAGCATTAAGTTATAACTATAAATAGCAGCAAGAATAACGATTATTATCGGCCACAATCCTTTAACTGCACCATAAAGGACAGAGACCGAAGCGAATTGAATGGTGTTGTTCCAATGGAAAATAGCAAGTGCAACAGTTATCACTAAAGATACAAGCACTGCGTGGTGAACGGCTGATTTCATTTTTAAGATCATAAAAATCAAAACCGCCAAAGGCACAATGCCTAATAAGAATGATAGATAGTCTGACATGATTATTTTTATCCTTAAGTTTGCAATTTTTATCGTTTATAACCACGTTGGCAAACCTATAAGTTGGTCATTATATAATTGTGTAGGGTACTAGGTTCTATTAATGCTCTACTTTGCTGAAACGATAAATCATAAATAAAAAAAGATAGTTACTAACCTAAACAATGAAAGATATCATCACTTAGGAAATTGTCAGGTTAGATTAGGTGGCTATTGTAGGGAATATTTATTGAGATGTAATAGAATAAAATCAATTGTGTGACAAATATAAAAAAATTCCTTTTTTCTCATTATTTGCTTGTTAATTGTCGCGTTTTTTGATGTTTGTCAATGTAATTAGATTGCTAATGTTGTTATCAAAATGATTTTTGATGAAAAAAAGAGCGATATTGATGGTTTTAGCTATGTAATAAAAAAATAAATTTAGGTCTAAAATGCCATTTTTGATGATAAAAACAGCTATCGATACATGGAATATACATAAAATAAATTAATGTGTTGTTTTGGTGTCTATTTTATTAACAAATAGGCTAAAAGTTTTTTATTTTAATCTTTAATTATTTTAAATTTAATTTTTTAAATTATTTTAACTTTTTATTATTTTAATTTAATAATATTTCTCCTTTTTTATGTTTGATTCTATTTTATCTTTAATATTTTTTATTTGATTCTGTTTTTTTATATTATTATTTAATTTGTTTTTTTTTCTTGTTTTTTATTTATTACTTTCTTTTTTAGAACGCTAAAATATAATTTCATTTATTTGTTATGATGCGTAGATATTTTCACTCATTATAAAAGTATAATTAATTATTATTGGTTTCTTTTTTTATTCTTTAACTTAATCATTTTGATTATACAAAACTAATATTTTTATATGAACTGTTTAAATAAATAACGATATGATTTTATCATCAATGATTGACTTGTTTTTATCTCTGAAGTATTGCAATAGCTAGGTTTTATATGGATGTTATTTGTAATACAAATCAGCTAGATAATGAAAGTATAATGAGTGAGATAAATAGTAAATGAGAATAGTTCTTTCTAAATTTATGCGACTAAAGGTATAGTTAAAGTGATCTTGATCGTATTGATAAAAGTAAAAAACTTATTTTTGTTCTTTTTTCTGTCTTAGAAAGTATGAAATAAATTATTTTTAATAATAGAAAAATATTTATTTAAGGATGTTTTTTACCTTTTTTAAAGTGTTTAAGTTGACTGTTATAGAACAAAGATAGGAAGTAAAATATTTTTGAAGTTATTGTCTCATTTTTCGATGAGATATTAATTTCACCTTTATAATTGTCATACAAATATAGAAAGAAAAAAGGTAACTAAAAAGTGAGTTTGTAGATAATTATTTTTGTTTTAACTACGTAATAATCTCTAGCAAAATATTTTCTTTAGCGTGTGAATGTATTGCTGTCTGTTTTAAGCTCTATAAGCTTGTCTCACAATAAGTGATATTGCTCTGAGATTATTATGGGAACATAAATAGTGAAAAGATTATTTTCATCATTAAATAGCCCTGTTTTGATAATGGAAATCAGCGATTATGTTAGCGATGTTTTAGGATTTAACATTTGACGCTGTCCATTACCTCTGAAATAAGTTGGCAAATACAAACAGTTTGTCTGATATTGATAAAATTGTTTACATTTTATTACCAGCGTTGTTACAGATAAAAAAAAGAACCAAAGTGTGAGCTAGGTTCCTTTTTTTAGAGTGTACGAATAGGCGTTAAAGACTAAGCCAAGCTTTTTTGTGGTTCTCGTTTGACTTTAAATTGAGAAAAAAATCAGTAATTCCAACTAAGGCTGCGCTTAAAGGAACAATGTTATAACTGTACTTTAAAGCAATTTCGTCAATCACCGTCAAATAGCATTGCTTAAATTAAACGCGCCAATATTCATGGAAGAGACTAAACCTGATGCATTGTTTGATATTCCTGAAGGGTTATCATCAAATAGTGGTGAAACACTAAGACGTTCATGTATTGATGGTGAAGGTATTGTTTGTTTATTCGATTTTATACTGACTGACGAGCTTCAACAGGGAAGATTGATCGAATTATTTCGTGATAAATTACACTCAGTATCTTTGGCGTTTAGTGCCTTTTATTATAGTGATAGAGTGGTAAGGCAACGTATTCAGGTATTTATTGATAGTTTTGCGGATTATTTATCTGGCACTTTAAAATTGTAGTTAGGCTAATACTTGCAAGTTATCTGACTGTATTATCATCACATCGTTAGCCAGCAAGACCACTCTTTTATCTTATCGAGTGGCCTTGATATAAGTGAATTAAAGAGTGAACTAGGCGCGACTGATCTGGAAGTAATTCACTAGTTTATTCAGATTAAGCGCTTGTTCATTAAGTGAACTGGCAGCGGCGACGGATTCTTCTACTAATCCAGCATTCTGTTGAGTTGTTGAATCAAGCTGACTTATCGCATTATTGATTTGCGATATACCATCACTTTGCTCATTACTTGCCTGCCCAATTTCTCGTAATAATGCGCTGATCTCTTCAACGTCGGTGATCATTTTTTGGATTTGTGAGCCAGCTTGCTCAACTAATTCCATTCCTTCTTGTGTTTGGGTTGATGAATTATCGATAAGAGTGCGTATATCATTAGCGGAATCTGCACTTTTTTGTGCTAATAGTCTAACTTCGCCAGCAACAACGGCAAAACCTTTACCGTGTTCACCTGCTCTAGCGGCTTCAACCGCAGCATTTAGTGCAAGAATATTTGTTTGGAAAGCAATGGCATCAATTAAGTTAATAATATCTGTCATTTGAGATGATGAGCTATTAATTGCTCTCATTTTTTCTGTTAGCTGGAGCATCATTTCGCCATTATGGTGCACGGCGATTTCAGTTTTTTCAGCAACATTTATCGCATCATGTGTATGATCTGCGGTGTTTTTAACAGTTGATGTCATTTGCTCCATTGAGCTTGCCGTTTCTTCTACTGATGTTGCTTGTTCTTCTGTTCTTGCCGCTAAGTTTTGGCTGCCAGCAGTAATTTGCTCTGCCGCTGACGAAATATTTTCAGCGCCGTTTTGTACATTTTGCACAACATCTAATAGGTGCATTTTCATTTCTGCAAGGGCTTGTAATAATATCCCTGCTTC containing:
- a CDS encoding L-lactate permease; its protein translation is MSDYLSFLLGIVPLAVLIFMILKMKSAVHHAVLVSLVITVALAIFHWNNTIQFASVSVLYGAVKGLWPIIIVILAAIYSYNLMLKTGGMDVLKDVLAGISDDKRVQVLLISWCFGGFLEAVAGYGTAVAIPIGILIALGFDPFKAAVASLVANTVPTAFGAVGIPVSILAQNTGLDVLVLSKTIIVQLGLFNILLPFVIVAIAGGGIKAIKGVGFITLMCGISTLIPQYIVAANLGAELPAFAGSLVSLIVVIFLAKRMKNSSDKQKNVKKHTGKELLVASSIYLFTFIFILACSPLFPAIQSMAGAISTKIPFVLSDTQTEYQTIAWLSTPGVLIILASFVGGTIQGASVSTLISVLVKTTIQLKNSIIAITAIVAMATVMDFSGMIGSIAETLVDFTGAGFIFIAPVIGALGTFVTGSDTNSNVLFGKLQTSAAAKLNIDPFILAAANTSGATGGKMISPQSIAIAVSATKMDGQSSAIMRETLKYCIAYIIILGAKIGIIYHLMN
- a CDS encoding (Fe-S)-binding protein — translated: MKVNFYATCLGDVLKADSARDTVLLLEKLGCEVLFQERQGCCGQPALNSGYVNNAKPAMKSLIETLEVNDYPIISPAGSCTYAIKGYPTYLADEPQWALRAQGVANRLIDLTSFIVNTLGVVDVGARLSGKAVYHPSCSLTRKLGVVSEPLTLLKHVEGLEMLPFANSETCCGFGGTFSVKMSEISGEMVTEKVKHIMDVSPDYVIGADTSCLINIQGRLSREKRPVKVLHIAQVLMSQ
- a CDS encoding lysozyme inhibitor LprI family protein — its product is MKISLFLISCSLLTVSFFSSAQGKYDPLAKCYEVTANEPRTSVQACLLDELKLAEQQMNVIYDKSKSDLEDTDSVAAKSAIDALASSQQHFIQFRSAECQRQSALLMGGSGAGDVLLACEIKLNQWRAKVLLNN
- a CDS encoding lactate utilization protein C, encoding MLNEQNRNEFLQTIAEKLGRPIAHKPQPQPTPINDLAKTRLTDLTQDELCKEFTDFAQTQMVKCVVSKPDEVINSLIELCESYDCKGSVVISGDERLDALGVTKAVSEKYETYIWDPALGRENIVYAERSQIGIVYAEAGLTESGGIVLFSSPEKGRAVSLLPETSIVILRKSDILPRVAQIAERLHKMAQEGVRMPSCINLIGGASSTADIELIKVWGVHGPVHAAYLIIEDC
- a CDS encoding methyl-accepting chemotaxis protein, giving the protein MFFKNFKIRTKLTIAFTTFVMLIMLGSSFALMGLNSANQDIHDVVDDIYPATAKANLLINNFNEFIIFQQLTMLDEQGSLAAEQESKKVEITAKVAQLLKELDETTHDAESKKILAEVYDIRQQYINSQNFVVKAFNENNRHAAVNELITKTSAIQLKYRDKILEFIELQNQKMEEAGDAVERDFIEKRIFLVLLTLVSIVVGSILGWFITKGITLPLEKAINFAKAIANGDLTQEVNTDYHDEAGILLQALAEMKMHLLDVVQNVQNGAENISSAAEQITAGSQNLAARTEEQATSVEETASSMEQMTSTVKNTADHTHDAINVAEKTEIAVHHNGEMMLQLTEKMRAINSSSSQMTDIINLIDAIAFQTNILALNAAVEAARAGEHGKGFAVVAGEVRLLAQKSADSANDIRTLIDNSSTQTQEGMELVEQAGSQIQKMITDVEEISALLREIGQASNEQSDGISQINNAISQLDSTTQQNAGLVEESVAAASSLNEQALNLNKLVNYFQISRA
- a CDS encoding LysR substrate-binding domain-containing protein, translated to MEETKPDALFDIPEGLSSNSGETLRRSCIDGEGIVCLFDFILTDELQQGRLIELFRDKLHSVSLAFSAFYYSDRVVRQRIQVFIDSFADYLSGTLKL
- a CDS encoding LutB/LldF family L-lactate oxidation iron-sulfur protein, with product MSIKTSDIDFRPRLEHEMKDTIMRNAVVMAQERIGANRQIMVKELGNWEEWRDRAEQIRNHVLENLDAYLYQLSEKVTENGGHVYFAKTAEDASRYICEVAKKKNAKKIVKSKSMVTEEIGMNKALQNEGIEIIETDLGEYILQLDNDPPSHIVVPAIHKDRYQIRKVLNEKLNYEGSETPEDMTLFIRQRIRQDFLSADIGVTGCNFAVAETGTVCLVTNEGNARMTTTLPKTHIAVMGMERVAPTFEEVDPLITMLCRSAVGSRLTSYNTWVTGPREAGNVDGPEEFHLVIVDNGRSEILGSQFKDILRCIRCGACLNTCPAYRNIGGHAYGSIYPGPIGAVISPLLGGYKDFHDLPYACSLCNACNVVCPVKIPLAQLILKHRRVMAETGLTPKAERRVTGMFNYLNSHPALWKVGMNVGAKMAGLMIKNGSTPIKISVLNDWMESRDLPKPDGYSFRSWFKRHKAEGKK